Proteins from one Kazachstania africana CBS 2517 chromosome 1, complete genome genomic window:
- the PEX11 gene encoding Pex11p (similar to Saccharomyces cerevisiae PEX11 (YOL147C); ancestral locus Anc_3.3) produces the protein MVCDTLVYHPTVTKLIKFLETTQGREKILRLLQYLSRFLAVQQSSIYYRQLQAQFTLIRKVLRFLKPLNHLQAASKFYDDTISQDYLVRLCNIIKNLGYASYLSFDQINLLRMLRIVPSTNFTTVKVPRYCNWFWFIALISGLTLDIRKIQISELKLNQKISKDSIDKEKDSMKHILLEKHSATRRLVWDSLDTFIVANNLGFFSNREDYVALAGVVTSLLGLQDLWKGTK, from the coding sequence ATGGTTTGTGATACATTGGTATACCATCCCACGGTAACTAAACTGATTAAATTCTTAGAAACTACTCAAGGTAGGGAAAAGATATTGAGATTGTTACAATATTTAAGTAGATTTCTAGCGGTACAACAATCATCCATATATTACAGACAACTACAAGCACAATTCACCTTAATTAGGAAAGTATTGagatttttgaaacctTTAAATCATCTACAAGCGGCATCGAAGTTTTATGATGATACAATTAGCCAAGATTACCTCGTGAGActttgtaatattattaagAATTTAGGTTATGCTAGTTATTTATCATTCGAtcaaattaatttattaagAATGCTCAGAATTGTACCAAGTACTAATTTCACCACGGTAAAAGTACCACGTTATTGCAATTGGTTCTGGTTCATTGCGCTAATTAGTGGATTAACCTTAGATATTCGTAAGATTCAAATTAGcgaattgaaattgaaccagaaaatttctaaagatTCTatagataaagaaaaagacaGTATGAAACATATACTTTTAGAGAAGCACTCTGCCACTAGAAGATTGGTATGGGATTCACTGGATACGTTTATCGTCGCAAACAACTTAGGATTTTTTTCGAATAGAGAAGATTACGTTGCTTTGGCCGGTGTCGTCACGTCTCTACTCGGTCTACAGGACCTCTGGAAAGGTACTAAATAA
- the PSF3 gene encoding DNA replication protein PSF3 (similar to Saccharomyces cerevisiae PSF3 (YOL146W); ancestral locus Anc_3.4), whose translation MGYYDIDDVLTDACEIPCKFKHDIPGLGYLENNPGKPIRNNSKLLLPLWLARILAIVGEDPVQEDGTMLDDAESIPFVELMTPDAFSAKVINAIKADPVSLDVHSISPHFFALAIKWIALFNDKELAAIVTELMLQRAQEINNHASSVTIDVKRQIDITGDNSTVYSTNAGNLGNNNNSTFLLTLDEFEKRVYKQAHESYKDAKRWMYHK comes from the coding sequence ATGGGATATTATGATATAGATGACGTTTTAACAGATGCTTGTGAAATTCCATGTAAATTTAAGCATGATATACCTGGATTAGGTTATCTAGAGAATAATCCTGGTAAACCTATACGAAACAACTCAAAATTGTTACTACCTCTATGGTTGGCCAGAATATTGGCTATTGTAGGCGAAGATCCTGTACAGGAAGATGGTACGATGCTCGACGATGCCGAATCTATACCATTTGTTGAATTGATGACCCCAGACGCATTCTCTGCTAAAGTTATTAATGCTATAAAGGCAGACCCGGTATCACTAGATGTTCATTCAATTAGTCCCCATTTTTTCGCATTGGCCATTAAATGGATTGCACTCTTTAACGATAAGGAATTGGCTGCTATCGTCACTGAACTCATGTTACAAAGAGCTcaagaaatcaataatcATGCAAGTAGTGTAACAATAGATGTAAAGCGACAGATAGATATCACAGGTGATAATAGTACAGTTTATTCAACAAATGCTGGTAATCTGGGTAACAACAATAACAGTACATTCTTGCTTACATTGGacgaatttgaaaaaagagtCTACAAACAAGCTCATGAATCATATAAGGATGCAAAAAGATGGATGTATCACAAATAA
- the NOP8 gene encoding Nop8p (similar to Saccharomyces cerevisiae NOP8 (YOL144W); ancestral locus Anc_3.6), with the protein MGSIAKRIFVGNLNENLDDSLAFLHSRFQKFGSCKDDSFEKHSNFAYLNMSFNDEKDFQKLKSTFNNMKFKGNQLKIDLAKPSWESNWESQLEKDKVENEKKQKFIEQKNWEFYKKMKNINMSWTDRRQVLSGRIRKTPRRKFHLKSMTFRVNVNGSLKVYKCYKTKLWGYEKNKELMDLVYKFVGGKWRNGYDHIVDRLDYSRSVNSIKFPNKENKNSTLTISNEGTNIEDEEHLSEEEKQKNNDVLTDLLSRFDFDKSVAVVDSDEAEAFGFSDHEEDTVGMNEQKSYLEAQNVSTTHQEYNMQDDAKDEEGGEDEPMPTFGFSNAETTQIKESTTSNTETLRSLFNPEQIDTTAASFKLMDEKNDDIDESKTIPETQIADIMEREPEAIRENNPESKNHLFFPHFNSPFLVGQTQLSKIKRTNNNILDNWEDEFWENRGIWMKEMKNKKRDALRQIRKRKAKDNNVILI; encoded by the coding sequence ATGGGCAGTATTGCGAAACGTATATTTGTCGGTAACCTGAATGAGAACTTGGATGATTCTCTAGCGTTCCTACATTCTCGTTTCCAGAAGTTTGGATCTTGTAAAGATGATTCATTCGAaaaacattcaaattttgccTATTTAAATATGTCCTTCAATGATGAGAAGGATTTCCAAAAACTGAAAAGTACatttaataatatgaaGTTCAAAGGTAATCAACTCAAGATCGATTTGGCTAAACCAAGCTGGGAGTCAAACTGGGAAAGTCAACTGGAGAAAGATAAAGTTGAgaatgaaaagaaacagaagttcattgaacaaaaaaattgggaattttataaaaagatgaaaaatataaatatgagTTGGACTGATAGAAGGCAGGTACTGAGTGGTAGGATTAGAAAGACACCAAGGCGAAAGTTTCACTTGAAAAGTATGACTTTCAGAGTCAATGTCAATGGTTCTCTAAAAGTTTACAAATGTTACAAGACAAAACTTTGGGGatatgaaaagaataaagaaCTGATGGACTTGGTTTATAAGTTTGTTGGGGGTAAATGGCGTAACGGGTACGATCATATTGTTGATCGTTTAGATTATTCCAGGTCAGTGAACTCGATAAAATTCCCTAATAAAGAGAATAAGAACTCCACTTTAACTATATCAAATGAAGGTACCAATATCGAAGATGAAGAACATCtatctgaagaagaaaagcaaaagaaTAACGATGTTTTAACCGATTTATTATCTAGATTCGATTTTGACAAATCAGTAGCAGTGGTAGACTCTGATGAAGCGGAGGCTTTTGGTTTCTCTGATCATGAAGAAGATACTGTAGGAATGAATGAGCAGAAGTCATACTTAGAGGCACAAAACGTTTCCACTACCCATCAAGAGTACAATATGCAAGATGATgcaaaagatgaagaaggGGGAGAAGATGAACCTATGCCAACTTTTGGCTTCTCGAATGCCGAAACGACCcaaatcaaagaaagtaCTACAAGCAACACTGAAACATTGAGATCATTGTTTAATCCAGAACAAATTGATACCACCGCAGCGTCCTTTAAACTGATGGAtgagaaaaatgatgacATTGATGAATCTAAAACCATTCCTGAAACTCAAATTGCTGATATAATGGAAAGGGAGCCTGAAGCAATCAGAGAGAATAATCCAGAATCTAAGAACCATCTATTTTTCCCACATTTCAATTCACCTTTCTTAGTTGGTCAAACTCAATTAAGCAAAATTAAGAgaactaataataatattctcGATAATTGGGAAGATGAATTCTGGGAAAATAGAGGTATTTGGATGAaggaaatgaaaaataagaaaagagaTGCTTTAAGACAGATTAGAAAGAGGAAAGCAAAAGATAATAATGTAATATTAATTTAA
- the RPD3 gene encoding histone deacetylase RPD3 (similar to Saccharomyces cerevisiae RPD3 (YNL330C); ancestral locus Anc_3.8): MVYEAKPFDPIAVKPNEKKRVAYFYDADVGNYAYGAGHPMKPHRIRMTHSLIMNYGLYKKMEIYRAKPATKQEMCQFHTDEYIDFLSRVTPDNLDMFKKESVKFNVGDDCPVFDGLYEYCSISGGGSMEGAARLNRGKCDIAINYAGGLHHAKKSEASGFCYLNDIVLGIIELLRYHPRVLYIDIDVHHGDGVEEAFYTTDRVMTCSFHKYGEFFPGTGELRDIGVGKGKNYAVNVPLRDGIDDATYKSVFEPVIGKIMEWYQPSAVVLQCGGDSLSGDRLGCFNLSMQGHANCVNYVKSFNIPMMVVGGGGYTMRNVARTWCFETGLLNNVVLDEELPYNDYYEYYGPDYKLNVRPSNMFNVNTPEYLDSILTSIFSNLENTKYAPSVQLNNVPKDPEDLGDVDEDTAEAMDTKGGSQFARDQEIEKENEFY, from the coding sequence ATGGTGTATGAAGCAAAGCCTTTTGATCCTATTGCGGTGAAGCCCaacgaaaagaaaaggGTGGCGTACTTTTATGATGCAGATGTAGGAAACTACGCATATGGTGCAGGCCATCCAATGAAGCCACATAGAATAAGAATGACACATTCATTGATTATGAACTATGGACTTTACAAGAAGATGGAGATATATAGAGCTAAGCCAGCTACAAAACAGGAGATGTGTCAATTTCACACCGATGAATATATTGACTTCTTATCTCGTGTAACTCCAGATAATCTGGATAtgttcaaaaaagaaagtgtCAAATTTAATGTGGGTGATGATTGCCCTGTCTTCGACGGTCTCTATGAATATTGTAGTATTTCAGGAGGTGGTTCGATGGAAGGTGCAGCTAGACTAAATAGAGGTAAATGTGATATTGCAATTAATTATGCTGGTGGTTTGCATCATGCTAAAAAATCAGAAGCTTCCGGATTCTGTtatttaaatgatattgTTCTTGGTATTATTGAATTACTGAGGTATCATCCAAGAGTCCTTTATATCGATATTGATGTCCATCATGGTGATGGTGTAGAGGAAGCGTTTTATACTACAGATCGTGTTATGACTTGTTCATTCCACAAATATGGTGAATTCTTCCCTGGTACTGGTGAACTAAGGGATATTGGTGTTGGAAAAGGTAAAAATTACGCCGTGAATGTGCCTTTAAGAGATGGTATTGATGATGCTACATACAAATCAGTATTTGAGCCAGTTATCGGAAAAATAATGGAATGGTATCAACCGTCTGCCGTTGTTTTACAATGTGGTGGTGATTCTCTTTCTGGTGATCGTCTAGGTTGTTTTAATCTATCCATGCAAGGTCATGCAAACTGTGTCAATTACGTCAAATCCTTTAATATTCCAATGATGGTCGTAGGAGGTGGTGGTTATACAATGAGAAATGTTGCAAGAACATGGTGTTTTGAGACTGGGTTATTGAATAACGTAGTATTAGATGAGGAATTGCCATATAATGATTATTACGAATATTATGGCCCCGACTATAAATTGAATGTAAGACCCTCAAATATGTTTAATGTGAATACTCCGGAGTACCTAGATAGCATTTTAACGTCAATTTTTAGTAACTTAGAAAATACGAAATATGCTCCTAGTGTTCAATTGAACAATGTACCAAAGGATCCGGAAGATCTCGGTGATGTTGATGAGGATACAGCAGAGGCCATGGACACCAAGGGCGGATCACAATTTGCAAGAGATCAAGAAatagaaaaggaaaacgAGTTTTATTAG
- the DCP1 gene encoding Dcp1p (similar to Saccharomyces cerevisiae DCP1 (YOL149W); ancestral locus Anc_3.1) has translation MSNSNINGEDENGALEFYRKALNFNVIGRYDPKIKQLLFHTPHASIYKWDFQKDEWNKLEYQGVLAIYLRDLSDTNAILPQDGNNSNSINNSNSAANYQSSSASTVLKGKDIYNYGLIVLNRMNPDNFSMGIVSNSVVNKRKILNSAENAQEPLECMGVEVKDDLVIIQNLKHEVYGIWIHTVADRQNIYELIKYLLENEPKDSFA, from the coding sequence ATGTCAAATAGTAATATCAACGGTGAAGACGAGAATGGTGCCTTAGAGTTTTATAGGAAAGCtttaaatttcaatgttatAGGTAGATACGATCCAAAGATAAAGCAACTATTATTTCACACGCCACATGCTTCGATATATAAGTGGGACTTTCAAAAGGATGAGTGGAACAAATTGGAATATCAAGGTGTATTGGCTATATATCTAAGAGATCTTTCAGATACAAATGCTATACTGCCCCAAGATGGCAACAATAGTAACTCTATAAATAATAGTAACAGTGCTGCCAATTATCAAAGTAGTAGTGCGTCTACCGTCTTGAAAGGGAAAGATATTTACAACTATGGTTTAATTGTGTTGAATAGAATGAACCCTGATAACTTTTCAATGGGTATAGTGTCTAATAGCGTAGTTAACAAGCGCAAGATACTAAACAGTGCAGAAAATGCTCAAGAGCCTTTGGAATGCATGGGAGTCGAAGTTAAAGATGATTTAgtcatcattcaaaatcttAAGCACGAAGTCTATGGTATATGGATTCATACAGTTGCTGACAgacaaaatatatatgaattAATTAAATACCTACTAGAAAATGAACCAAAGGATTCATTTGCTTGA
- the RIB4 gene encoding lumazine synthase RIB4 (similar to Saccharomyces cerevisiae RIB4 (YOL143C); ancestral locus Anc_3.7) — MAVKGLGQIDQVYDGSKLRIGIIHARWNRVIIDALVKGAIERMKSLGVKEENIVLETVPGSYELPWGTKRLVDRQKKLGQPLDAVIPIGVLIKGSTMHFEYISDSTTSALMNLQEKVDMPVIFGLLTCLTEEQAFARAGIDEAKSMHNHGEDWGAAAVEMSCKFGANAF; from the coding sequence ATGGCTGTCAAAGGTTTAGGACAAATTGATCAAGTATATGATGGATCCAAATTAAGAATTGGTATTATCCATGCACGTTGGAATAGAGTTATCATCGATGCTTTAGTGAAAGGTGCTATTGAAAGAATGAAGTCCTTGGGTGTtaaggaagaaaatattgttttaGAAACTGTTCCAGGTTCTTATGAACTTCCATGGGGTACTAAGAGACTCGTAGACAGACAAAAGAAGTTAGGACAGCCATTAGATGCTGTTATCCCAATTGGTGTCTTAATCAAAGGTAGTACCATGCATTTTGAATACATATCTGATTCTACCACTAGTGCTTTGATGAACTTACAAGAAAAGGTCGACATGCCCGTTATTTTTGGTTTATTGACTTGTTTGACTGAAGAACAGGCTTTCGCCAGAGCTGGTATCGATGAAGCTAAATCTATGCACAATCATGGTGAAGACTGGGGTGCCGCTGCCGTTGAAATGTCATGTAAATTTGGTGCTAATGCCTTCTGA
- the CTR9 gene encoding Ctr9p (similar to Saccharomyces cerevisiae CTR9 (YOL145C); ancestral locus Anc_3.5): MEDPNTATESAYPSMEWPTSLDIPLKASEELVSIDLETDLPDSPSDLRTLLVEENSDKEHWLSIAIAYCNQNKVIEGIQLITMALEVFSQSSQASLHTFLTWAYLKLAKQNEVSNPKLRQENLSNAENHLKEAITLDPTWVGNMLATVELYYQKGHYDKALETSDLFMKSIQAEDRRTGKQSKLNCLFLLMRAKLLYQKKNYTASLKLFQELLVSNPVLRPDSRIGIGLCFWHLKDYNMAIKSWERSLEINNKNNVASILVILGNYHKSLTNSENDEQFKENFTKTLTDLNSLFVDGSHNKENPALLTLLQSYYYFKADYQKVVDIFNTKIGPKKSSTIDSILSESTFWTGRAYYALNDYRRAFSFFQESLKKNEDNLLARFGVGQSQIKTNLVEESILTFENLYKTNENIQELNYVLGLLYSAKCLNHDNATSSSIPNDTDNYISGKEQQKLINKSIQYLEKYIKLTKAKKNQLVVPRAYLVISQLYELQNNYKQSLEYLTDAMSEITFVNEKNVSLEVLNNLACFYFINNDFEKANEYFKKAQERGSNDESLKITLDFNIARTMESIGDINKSRSIYEDISTKHPHYLSAKIRDLYTKFVNDNIDIEDDMLKLQNENKGNLECRAFYSWYLKNQADKDASKETDHNKDTLVKYDSHDLYALISLANLYCTIAKDAKKHPNPKEQEKSKHSYLKAIQLYQKVLQVDPLNVFAAQGIAIVFAESKRLGAALEIFRKVRDSINNFDVHINCGNSLLEMHDYPKAIETYEFVLNKFNNTRDKKAYLLNLLGKAWYSRGMKDKSIGFLQTSLKITKEAIVEETSEENMRKNTKFLNTLKFNIVLLEFQIAEMFRRSHVKDRTVAALKNSINGLDESIKILNEIKDSKDFTIISTEELEQRIQLGETTMKTALERCLTEQKEYETTQNEKLAQALKLKKENEEKERQRIAKEEEEKRLKLEKQKEEYNRLQDEAQKLIQERESAIVNEDEVSDDKEFEGGGDGAKKSDKINKRATNKEAGGEKKKRRKTKKTVGEGRDNEDDDEEEEVKVKSGRGRKSALSSEFIEDSDDELGIESNASDEEEEAKVSDENNDDDDGLF; encoded by the coding sequence ATGGAAGACCCCAATACTGCCACTGAAAGTGCATACCCTTCCATGGAATGGCCAACCTCTTTGGATATTCCACTGAAGGCCTCTGAAGAATTAGTTAGTATTGACTTGGAAACCGATTTACCTGATAGCCCAAGCGATCTAAGAACTCTTCTAGTAGAAGAAAACTCGGATAAAGAACATTGGTTAAGTATTGCAATTGCATACTGCaatcaaaataaagttATTGAAGGTATTCAATTGATAACTATGGCACTGGAAGTTTTCAGTCAAAGTAGCCAGGCTTCTTTACATACATTCTTAACATGGgcatatttgaaattagcCAAACAGAATGAAGTCTCAAATCCAAAATTGAGGCAAGAAAACTTATCGAACGCGgaaaatcatttaaaagaaGCAATTACATTAGATCCTACTTGGGTTGGAAATATGTTGGCAACTGTTGAGTTGTACTATCAAAAAGGTCACTATGACAAAGCCTTAGAGACTTCTGATTTGTTCATGAAGAGTATTCAGGCAGAAGATCGTAGAACAGGTAAACAATCAAAGCTCAATTGTCTTTTCCTTTTAATGAGAGCAAAATTATTgtatcaaaagaaaaactaCACCGCAAGTTTGAAACTCTTTCAAGAATTGTTGGTGTCAAACCCGGTCCTGAGACCTGATTCGAGAATAGGTATTGGCTTATGTTTTTGGCATCTTAAAGATTATAATATGGCAATTAAGTCATGGGAAAGATCCTTAGAGAtaaacaataaaaataacgTTGCATCTATACTGGTCATCTTAGGCAACTACCATAAGTCGTTAACCAActctgaaaatgatgaacaGTTCAAAGAGAATTTCACAAAAACATTGACAGACTTGAATTCTTTATTCGTGGATGGTTCAcataataaagaaaatccTGCACTTCTGACATTGTTACaaagttattattattttaaaGCTGATTATCAAAAAGTTGTGGATATTTTTAACACAAAGATTGGGCCAAAAAAATCAAGTACAATAGACTCAATTTTATCGGAATCCACATTTTGGACCGGTAGGGCATACTATGCTTTAAATGATTATCGTAGGGCGTTCTCATTCTTCCAAGAaagtttgaagaaaaatgaagataacCTATTGGCTAGATTCGGTGTTGGACAATCacaaataaaaacaaatttgGTTGAAGAAAGTATTTTGACTTTCGAGAATCTATATAAgaccaatgaaaatatccaAGAACTCAATTACGTTTTAGGACTGCTTTACTCAGCAAAATGTTTGAACCATGACAATGCTACTTCATCTTCTATTCCAAATGACACAGACAATTACATTTCAGGTAAAGAACAACagaaattgattaataaatcaattcaGTATTTGgagaaatatataaaattgacCAAAGCCAAAAAGAATCAACTAGTAGTACCACGTGCATACCTCGTCATTTCACAACTATATGAGCTACAAAATAACTACAAGCAATCTTTGGAATACCTTACAGATGCAATGAGTGAAATTACTTTtgttaatgaaaagaatgtATCACTCGAAGTTTTGAATAACCTAGCttgtttttatttcatcaacaaCGATTTCGAGAAAGCTAACGAATACTTTAAAAAGGCGCAAGAAAGAGGCAGTAATGATGAAAGCTTGAAAATCACGCTAGATTTCAATATTGCAAGAACAATGGAATCGATAGGTGATATTAATAAATCTCGTTCCATATACGAAGATATCTCAACAAAACATCCGCACTATTTATCGGCAAAAATCAGAGATCTTTATACTAAATTTGTTAATGacaatattgatattgaagatgatatgctaaaattgcaaaatgaaaataaaggtAACCTTGAATGCCGTGCATTTTATAGTTggtatttgaaaaatcaagcAGATAAAGATGCCAGTAAAGAGACTGATCATAACAAAGACACATTGGTCAAATATGATTCACACGACCTCTATgcattaatttcattagcTAACCTATATTGTACAATCGCTAAAGATGCGAAGAAACACCCTAACCCTAAGGAACAAGAGAAATCTAAACACTCATACCTCAAAGCCATTCAATTGTATCAAAAAGTCTTGCAGGTGGATCCTTTAAACGTCTTTGCAGCACAAGGTATTGCAATCGTATTTGCTGAAAGTAAACGTCTGGGGGCAGCATTAGAAATCTTCAGAAAAGTGAGAGACTCTATCAACAATTTCGATGTTCATATTAACTGTGGTAACAGTTTATTAGAAATGCATGATTATCCAAAGGCTATAGAAACATATGAGTTTGTTTTAAACAAGTTCAATAATACCAGGGATAAAAAGGCGTACTTATTGAACCTCTTGGGTAAAGCATGGTATTCTAGAGGTATGAAAGACAAATCAATTGGCTTTTTACAAACATCTTtaaaaattacaaaagaagccattgttgaagaaacatCTGAAGAGAATATGAGAAAAAATACCAAGTTCCTCAATACACTGAAATTTAATATAGTTCTATTGGAATTCCAAATTGCCGAAATGTTTAGAAGATCACATGTGAAGGATCGCACAGTAGctgctttgaaaaattctattAATGGGTTAGATGAGTCTATCAAAATCTTAAACGAAATAAAGGACTCAAAAGATTTTACCATTATATCGACCGAAGAATTAGAGCAACGTATCCAATTAGGTGAAACAACTATGAAAACCGCATTAGAACGTTGTTTAACTgaacaaaaagaatatgAGACAACTCAAAATGAGAAATTAGCTCAGGCactaaaattgaagaaagaaaatgaagaaaaagaaagacaaaGGATAGCTAaagaggaggaagaaaaacGTCTGAAATTGgagaaacaaaaagaagaatacaaTAGGTTACAAGATGAAGCTCAAAAACTAATACAAGAGCGGGAGTCTGCTATAGtgaatgaagatgaagtaTCTGATGATAAAGAGTTTGAAGGTGGAGGAGATGGTGCCAAGAAGTCTGATAAGATAAATAAGCGTGCTACTAATAAAGAAGCTGGTggtgaaaagaagaaaaggagaAAAACTAAGAAAACAGTTGGAGAAGGAAgagataatgaagatgatgacgaagaggaagaagttAAAGTTAAAAGTGGCAGAGGGAGGAAATCTGCATTATCTAGtgaattcattgaagaCTCCGATGACGAATTGGGAATAGAATCGAATGCGtcagatgaagaagaggaagctAAGGTTTCTGACGAAAAtaatgacgatgatgacgGATTGTTTTAA
- the SPT20 gene encoding Spt20p (similar to Saccharomyces cerevisiae SPT20 (YOL148C); ancestral locus Anc_3.2) produces the protein MNNDNSSVGIPVNVGSSSTAVNGGHALPVSTSPPTGGPVNIKQKTESNTNLTNFSSSNNMPNSQTASLNNLSQQIQAQLQQPNVTPQQKQRLLLQQRAIQQQRQQQAMQNYENQFYQLLTTLNRKPKRLYNFVEDTDSILKKYEQYRPSFEFHIYENNYKICAPANTRLQKQQKSPEISNNGLVLTKNNETLKEFLEYVARGRIPESIMEVLRDCNIQFYEANLILQVYDHTNTVDIVPKDQQETSQTKSDSTDLSPKKTQEEMNAERNQSDVNTSKEPSHQSQQQQQQQKRATAFKRPRVYRTLLKPNDLTNYYDMMTYADQARFSDHIYQQLESEVLILTKRNINLDVDLNPYEHTDKLDPNDFVEPVWDASKQKLEFVHREESNEDGTKGKVGHIEEHEDLPQHSSNYEQLMLIMSERTTTSTSSTFAASIARQAAATSPNVSGGSSGSALNRTDSGFISRSNSNTRNGNTSENQVSIAAAAVAAAVSSNMGNENNQFSRLKFIEQWRVNKEKRKQQQALNLKNNNGIAAIPFNTKISMTTPLTPVQQQLLQQKQQAQQLQKQMQNGDGSTSGKATQAKGKRGQNSSTDKSKTKRPRKTKKTADSEESSQTKKKKVTKKKGAAGSTSVGTPNSINTYTGSASDSNTPNI, from the coding sequence ATGAACAACGATAACTCTTCCGTTGGCATCCCTGTTAATGTCGGCAGCAGTAGTACTGCTGTAAACGGAGGCCATGCTCTTCCTGTAAGTACAAGTCCGCCTACTGGTGGTCCCGTCAACATTAAACAAAAGACTGAAAGTAACACTAATCTTACCAATTTTTCCAGCTCTAATAATATGCCTAATTCACAGACGGCTTCTCTCAACAACTTGAGTCAGCAAATCCAGGCGCAATTACAACAACCAAATGTTACTCCACAACAGAAACAAAGACTTTTATTGCAACAAAGAGCCATTCAACAACAGCGACAGCAACAGGCAATGCAAAATTATGAGAATCAGTTCTACCAATTGTTAACAACTTTAAATAGGAAACCAAAAAGGTTGtataattttgttgaagataCTGATtctatattaaaaaaatacgAACAATACAGACCAAGTTTTGAGTTCCATATTTACGAAAACAACTACAAGATTTGTGCTCCTGCTAATACTAGATTacaaaaacaacaaaaatctccagaaatttcaaataatgggTTAGTACTGACAAAAAATAACGAAActttaaaagaatttttagaaTATGTTGCGAGAGGTCGAATTCCAGAATCTATAATGGAAGTCCTGCGTGATTgcaatattcaattttatgaaGCGAACTTAATCCTGCAAGTCTATGACCATACAAATACAGTTGATATCGTACCTAAAGATCAGCAAGAAACGTCTCAAACAAAATCGGACTCCACCGATTTAAGCCCTAAGAAAACACAGGAGGAAATGAATGCTGAACGAAATCAGTCGGATGTCAATACTTCAAAAGAACCATCTCATCAATcacaacagcaacagcaacaacagaAAAGAGCCACAGCTTTTAAGCGACCCAGAGTGTATAGAACTTTACTAAAACCAAACGATCTAACAAACTACTACGATATGATGACATATGCAGATCAAGCTAGATTTTCTGATCATATTTATCAGCAGCTAGAATCTGAAGTTTTAATATTAACGAAAAGAAACATTAACCTTGATGTCGATTTAAACCCTTATGAACACACAGATAAACTAGATCCTAATGATTTTGTTGAGCCTGTTTGGGACGCATCCAAACAAAAACTCGAATTTGTTCACAGAGAGGAATCAAACGAAGATGGAACGAAAGGCAAAGTGGGACATATTGAAGAGCACGAAGATTTGCCACAACATAGTTCTAATTATGAACAACTAATGTTAATTATGAGCGAAAGAACTACAACTTCTACCAGTTCAACATTTGCGGCATCAATAGCCAGACAGGCTGCTGCCACTTCGCCGAACGTGTCAGGTGGTAGTAGTGGTTCAGCCTTGAACCGAACCGATAGTGGTTTTATATCAAGATCTAATTCCAATACAAGAAACGGAAATACCTCAGAAAACCAAGTTTCTATTGCTGCGGCTGCTGTTGCAGCTGCTGTCAGCTCTAACATGGGTAATGAGAATAATCAATTCAGTAGATTGAAATTCATCGAACAATGGAGAGTAAATAAGgagaaaagaaagcaaCAACAGgctttgaatttgaaaaacaataatGGTATTGCTGCTATACCTTTCAATactaaaatttcaatgactACACCGCTTACACCGGTGCAACAGCAGCTGTTACAACAAAAGCAACAAGCACAACAGTTACAAAAGCAAATGCAAAATGGTGACGGAAGCACTAGTGGGAAGGCTACACAAGCCAAGGGTAAACGTGGCCAAAATTCAAGTACTGATAAATCCAAAACTAAGAGACCACGAAAGACCAAGAAAACAGCAGATAGTGAAGAATCTTCCcaaacaaaaaagaaaaaggtCACTAAGAAGAAAGGGGCGGCTGGCTCAACATCTGTAGGCACaccaaattcaatcaatACGTACACAGGATCCGCATCAGATAGTAACACACCGAACATTTAA